The Streptomyces sp. NBC_00224 genome contains the following window.
TGCGCCCCATCAGGGGATAGCTGACCCCAAATATCGGGTATGTGGCTATTAATCCTTCTAAACCCCCCGAAGAATCGGATGCGGGTGAGCGGCGTGATCGACACCTCCGGCGGCTGTGCCGAGTGGACCTTCCCGGCGGAGGCCAACGCCGTGCGCACCGCGCGCCACGCCGTCCGGGACACGCTGCGCGGCTGGGCGCTGGACCCGGCCGTCAGCGATGTGGCGGTGCTGCTGGTCAGTGAGCTCGTGACCAATTCCCTGCGGTACGCGTCGGGGCCCATCGGCGTCCGGATGGGACGGCTGGACCCCGGCGCCCTGCTG
Protein-coding sequences here:
- a CDS encoding ATP-binding protein, whose amino-acid sequence is MSGVIDTSGGCAEWTFPAEANAVRTARHAVRDTLRGWALDPAVSDVAVLLVSELVTNSLRYASGPIGVRMGRLDPGALLVEVSDPLPEEPVQRDTGPDDEGGRGLQLVACSARRWGTRRGRTGKTVWFELALPG